A genomic region of Eucalyptus grandis isolate ANBG69807.140 chromosome 5, ASM1654582v1, whole genome shotgun sequence contains the following coding sequences:
- the LOC120285860 gene encoding inositol transporter 4-like has translation MEGGHTKPDKTEFTECWRTTWKTPYIMRLALSAGIGGLLFGYDTGVISGALLYIREDFEVVNKKTWLQETIVSMAVAGAIVGAAVGGWINDRFGRKISILLADVLFFIGAIVMATSVAPWMLIIGRILVGLGVGMASMTAPLYISEASPARIRGALVSTNGFLITGGQFLSYLINLAFTHVPGTWRWMLGVAGLPALVQFILMLFLPESPRWLYRKNKIDEARSILAKIYPADEVEDEMNALQESVEAEKADESIVGESMIAKVKGAWSNPVVRRGLYAGITVQVAQQFVGINTVMYYSPTIVQFAGFASNKTALALSLITSGLNVVGSIVSMAFVDRYGRRRLMIVSMFGIISCLVVLSVLFWQASLHAPAVSKLGSNHFGGNTTCPAYFSAPDAASWNCMSCLHAKCAFCADGTNEYHPGACLISDKGIRGMCRGEQRTWFENGCPSKFGIFTVLLLGLYIISYAPGMGTVPWIVNSEIYPLRYRGTGGGIAAVANWSSNLVVSETFLTLTEVLGSAGSFLLFAGFSFLGLVAIYFLVPETKGLHIEEVEKLLQEGYKPKAFRKRNSKVEGSS, from the exons ATGGAGGGAGGTCACACCAAACCCGATAAAACGGAGTTCACCGAATGTTGGCGCACGACATGGAAGACGCCATATATTATGAGGCTCGCACTGTCGGCTGGAATCGGTGGCTTGCTGTTTGGCTATGACACAG GGGTCATTTCTGGGGCGTTGCTCTATATTCGGGAGGACTTCGAAGTCGTCAACAAGAAAACATGGTTACAG GAAACTATCGTGAGTATGGCTGTTGCTGGAGCTATCGTTGGGGCTGCTGTTGGTGGGTGGATCAACGATAGATTCGGGAGGAAGATATCGATACTTCTGGCCGACgtccttttttttattggtgCGATTGTGATGGCCACCTCTGTAGCTCCATGGATGCTCATCATCGGAAGAATACTCGTTGGTTTAGGCGTTGGAATGGCTTCCATGACCGCGCCTCTCTACATTTCCGAAGCTTCTCCTGCTAGGATACGGGGCGCGCTAGTTAGCACAAATGGTTTCCTCATTACCGGAGGGCAATTCTTGTCTTATCTCATCAATCTGGCCTTCACTCAT GTACCTGGGACATGGCGTTGGATGCTCGGGGTAGCTGGACTTCCTGCCCTCGTTCAATTCATCCTCATGTTATTTCTGCCAGAGTCTCCAAGGTGGCTCTACAGAAAG AACAAGATCGATGAAGCTAGGAGTATTTTGGCCAAGATATATCCTGCCGATGAGGTTGAGGACGAAATGAATGCCCTGCAAGAATCTGTTGAAGCTGAAAAAGCCGATGAGAGCATCGTGGGAGAGAGTATGATTGCCAAAGTGAAGGGTGCTTGGAGTAACCCGGTAGTTCGAAGAGGATTATATGCTGGAATCACGGTTCAAGTGGCTCAGCAGTTTGTGGGAATTAACACAGTCATGTATTACAGTCCGACGATAGTTCAGTTTGCTGGGTTTGCTTCGAACAAGACCGCTTTGGCTCTCTCCCTCATAACTTCCGGCCTCAATGTGGTTGGTTCTATTGTGAGCATGGCATTTGTCGATAGATATGGACGGAGAAGGTTGATGATCGTTTCCATGTTTGGCATTATCTCTTGCTTGGTTGTGTTATCCGTCTTATTCTGGCAAGCGTCTCTACACGCCCCTGCCGTTAGTAAGTTGGGATCTAACCACTTTGGTGGAAACACTACATGTCCTGCTTATTTTTCGGCTCCAGATGCAGCCTCGTGGAACTGCATGTCTTGCTTACATGCTAAATGTGCATTTTGTGCCGATGGTACAAATGAG TATCACCCTGGAGCATGCCTGATTTCTGACAAAGGAATAAGGGGCATGTGCCGAGGCGAGCAACGGACATGGTTTGAGAATGGCTGTCCAAGCAAGTTCGGAATTTTCACCGTCCTTCTCCTTGGGCTGTACATCATATCTTACGCACCTGGGATGGGAACCGTGCCATGGATCGTGAATTCAGAGATTTACCCACTGAGGTATCGAGGCACCGGAGGAGGGATTGCAGCGGTCGCCAACTGGTCCTCGAATTTAGTTGTGAGCGAGACATTCTTGACCTTGACAGAGGTTCTTGGCTCGGCTGGCAGCTTCCTCCTTTTTGCCGGGTTTTCCTTTCTCGGGCTCGTCGCCATTTACTTCTTGGTGCCGGAAACCAAGGGGTTACATATTGAGGAAGTTGAGAAGCTGTTGCAGGAGGGATACAAGCCTAAGGCTTTCAGAAAGAGGAACTCCAAAGTTGAAGGATCTTCTTGA
- the LOC104445619 gene encoding LOW QUALITY PROTEIN: inositol transporter 4 (The sequence of the model RefSeq protein was modified relative to this genomic sequence to represent the inferred CDS: deleted 1 base in 1 codon) — protein sequence MEGGHTKPDKTEFTECWRTTWKTPYIMRLALSAGIGGLLFGYDTGVISGALLYIREDFEVVDKKTWLQETIVSMAVAGAIVGAAVGGWMNDRFGRKISILLADALFFIGAIVMATSVAPWMLIIGRILVGLGVGMASMTAPLYISEASPARIRGALVSTNGFLITGGQFLSYLINLAFTRVPGTWRWMLGVAGLPALVQFILMLFLPESPRWLYRKNKIDEARSILAKIYPAYEVEDEMNALQESVEAEKADESIVGESMIAKVKGAWSNPVVRRGLYAGITVQVAQQFVGINTVMYYSPTIVQFAGFASNKTALALSLITSGLNVVGTVVSMAFVDRYGRRRLMIVSMFGIISCLVVLSVLFWQASLHAPAVSKLGSNHFGGNTTCPAYFSAPDAASWNCMSCLHAKCAFCADGTNEYQPGACLISDKGIRGMCRGEQRTWFENGCPSKFGIFAVLLLGLYIISYAPGMGTVPWIVNSEIYPLRYRGTGGGIAAVANWCSNLVVSETFLTLTEVLGSAGTFLLFAGFSFLGLVAIYFLVPETKGLHIEEIEKLLQEGYKPKAFRKRKSKFEGSS from the exons ATGGAGGGAGGTCACACCAAACCCGATAAAACGGAGTTCACCGAATGTTGGCGCACGACATGGAAGACGCCATATATTATGAGGCTCGCACTGTCGGCTGGAATCGGTGGCTTGCTGTTTGGCTATGACACAG GGGTCATTTCTGGGGCGTTGCTCTATATTCGGGAGGACTTCGAAGTCGTCGACAAGAAAACATGGTTACAG GAAACTATCGTGAGTATGGCTGTTGCTGGAGCTATCGTTGGGGCTGCTGTTGGTGGGTGGATGAACGATAGATTCGGGAGGAAGATATCGATACTTCTGGCCGacgccctt ttttttattggtgcGATTGTGATGGCCACCTCTGTAGCTCCATGGATGCTCATCATCGGAAGAATACTCGTAGGTTTAGGCGTTGGAATGGCTTCCATGACCGCGCCTCTCTACATTTCCGAAGCTTCTCCTGCCAGGATACGGGGTGCGCTAGTTAGCACAAATGGTTTCCTCATTACCGGAGGGCAATTCTTGTCTTATCTCATCAATCTGGCCTTCACTCGT GTACCTGGGACTTGGCGTTGGATGCTCGGGGTAGCTGGACTACCCGCCCTCGTTCAATTCATCCTCATGTTATTTCTGCCAGAGTCTCCAAGGTGGCTCTACAGAAAG AACAAGATCGATGAAGCTAGGAGTATTTTGGCCAAGATTTATCCTGCCTATGAGGTTGAGGACGAAATGAATGCCTTGCAAGAATCTGTTGAAGCTGAAAAAGCCGATGAGAGCATCGTGGGAGAGAGTATGATTGCCAAAGTGAAGGGTGCTTGGAGTAACCCGGTAGTTCGAAGAGGATTATATGCTGGAATTACGGTTCAAGTGGCTCAGCAGTTTGTGGGAATTAACACAGTCATGTATTACAGTCCGACGATAGTTCAGTTTGCTGGGTTTGCTTCGAACAAGACCGCTTTGGCTCTCTCCCTCATAACTTCCGGCCTCAATGTGGTTGGTACTGTTGTGAGCATGGCATTTGTCGATAGATATGGACGGAGAAGGTTGATGATCGTTTCCATGTTTGGCATTATCTCTTGCTTGGTTGTGTTATCCGTCTTATTTTGGCAAGCGTCTCTACACGCCCCTGCCGTTAGTAAGTTGGGATCTAACCACTTTGGTGGAAACACTACATGTCCTGCTTATTTTTCGGCTCCAGATGCAGCCTCATGGAACTGCATGTCTTGCTTACATGCTAAATGTGCATTTTGTGCGGATGGTACAAATGAG TATCAACCTGGAGCATGCCTGATTTCTGACAAAGGAATAAGGGGCATGTGTCGAGGCGAGCAACGGACATGGTTTGAGAATGGCTGTCCAAGCAAGTTCGGAATTTTCGCCGTCCTTCTCCTTGGGCTGTACATCATATCTTACGCACCTGGGATGGGAACCGTGCCATGGATCGTGAATTCAGAGATTTACCCACTGAGGTATCGAGGCACCGGAGGAGGGATTGCAGCGGTCGCCAATTGGTGCTCGAATTTAGTTGTGAGCGAGACGTTCTTGACCTTGACAGAGGTTCTTGGCTCGGCCGGCACCTTCCTCCTTTTCGCCGGGTTTTCCTTTCTCGGGCTTGTCGCCATTTACTTCTTGGTGCCGGAAACCAAGGGGTTACATATTGAGGAAATTGAGAAGCTGTTGCAAGAGGGATACAAGCCTAAGGCtttcagaaagaggaaatcCAAATTTGAAGGGTCTTCTTGA